TTGGAATCTGAGTGGGAGGGTGAGGAAGCCGGCCTGAAGCAGCAGCGGCAAGATGGCCAGCAGCACGCCCATGCTTCTGGTGCGGATGAGGGCGGCCGCGTGCAGCGGCAACATGACGCAGATGCAGCGCTCGACAGCGATGACGACGTTGTAGCACCCGGATGTGGCGCGCAGAGCGTAGATGGAGCTGAGGGCGTACAGAACAGCCTTACTGTACTGCTCCTCAGTGAAACCCAACAGACGTAGATCACTGAATATGGTGACGAGGCTGTACCCTAACATTACTGACATGAGGAGGAGGTCGGCGAGACCAAgacagaagaggcagaggttcatgCGCTCTCGAAGACGTTGTCGAGCGAAAACGAGACACGTGACTGCGTTGGTAGGGACTCCGATGAGACTAAGGACAAGGCCGATAAACCCGACGCAGATGAGACGAGTTGTCTTGTAGATATCTTCGCCGACCCCGCTGCCAACCTCAAGAGTTATCGTCCCATTAATGATGTTTGATTCGTTGTGCTGAAGTGATGTCGATAGCGTGAAATTCATGGTTTTGTGATTACTTCtgctttcttcttgttgtttttttactgtCTTCGTCAACTTATTATT
The sequence above is a segment of the Pomacea canaliculata isolate SZHN2017 linkage group LG6, ASM307304v1, whole genome shotgun sequence genome. Coding sequences within it:
- the LOC112566927 gene encoding substance-K receptor-like, with amino-acid sequence MNFTLSTSLQHNESNIINGTITLEVGSGVGEDIYKTTRLICVGFIGLVLSLIGVPTNAVTCLVFARQRLRERMNLCLFCLGLADLLLMSVMLGYSLVTIFSDLRLLGFTEEQYSKAVLYALSSIYALRATSGCYNVVIAVERCICVMLPLHAAALIRTRSMGVLLAILPLLLQAGFLTLPLRFQLVRTENMDTVQWHLLPSRLWLENQFVFDLILYTILSTTLPLITFFIISAATLITVIKLKVSLKFRERSSSSRKDVIRHQTALTKVLVVVSLVYIVTMLPFVGYIAGHLFVDQFSPFGRYAYLYMTFSTIVNVCPFINCSFNFFIYCSRSTRFKEDLGALWRGQRKAKSQLIASVSSVHSRW